One stretch of Streptomyces sp. R21 DNA includes these proteins:
- a CDS encoding DegT/DnrJ/EryC1/StrS family aminotransferase, with amino-acid sequence MSTDRIPVMIPWLGEEEAKAASDAVLSGWVAQGPRVAAFERAFAERVGAEHGIAVSSCTTALHLALVALGIGPGDEVVVPSLSFIATANAVRYVGAEPVFADVDAATGNLTTATVNAVRTPRTKAVLAVHQGGVPADVHSLRAACADWDLPLVEDAACAIGSTVGGKPVGHGALIAAWSFHPRKVVTTGEGGMITTDDAEWAARLRRLREHGMNASAAQRHASNKPVLESYLEVGYNYRMTDVQAAIGLVQLQKLDAMIARRRELAARYDALLQGVCGLTPVRDPAHGTSNFQSYWVQLDEAFPVGRDDLLAALAEAGISARRGIMASHLEPAYTGHPSAPLPVTERISRDSLILPLFHTMTEAQQDRVVAALREQARQ; translated from the coding sequence GTGAGCACCGACCGCATCCCCGTGATGATCCCCTGGCTCGGCGAGGAGGAGGCCAAGGCCGCCTCCGACGCGGTGCTGTCGGGGTGGGTCGCCCAGGGCCCCCGGGTCGCCGCCTTCGAGCGGGCCTTCGCCGAGCGGGTGGGCGCCGAGCACGGCATCGCGGTCAGCTCCTGCACCACCGCCCTGCACCTGGCACTGGTCGCGCTCGGCATCGGACCCGGCGACGAGGTCGTGGTGCCGTCGCTGTCGTTCATCGCCACCGCCAACGCCGTGCGCTACGTCGGGGCCGAGCCGGTGTTCGCCGACGTCGACGCCGCCACCGGCAACCTGACCACGGCCACCGTGAACGCGGTCCGCACGCCCCGTACGAAGGCCGTCCTCGCCGTGCACCAGGGCGGCGTACCGGCCGATGTGCACAGCCTGCGCGCCGCCTGCGCCGACTGGGATCTTCCGCTGGTCGAGGACGCGGCCTGCGCCATCGGCTCGACCGTCGGCGGCAAGCCGGTGGGACACGGCGCGCTGATCGCCGCGTGGTCCTTCCACCCGCGCAAGGTCGTCACCACGGGCGAGGGCGGCATGATCACCACCGACGACGCCGAGTGGGCGGCACGCCTGCGCCGACTGCGCGAGCACGGGATGAACGCCTCGGCGGCCCAGCGCCATGCGAGCAACAAGCCGGTCCTGGAAAGCTACTTGGAGGTCGGCTACAACTACCGGATGACGGACGTCCAGGCCGCGATCGGCCTGGTCCAGCTCCAGAAACTCGACGCGATGATCGCCCGCCGCCGCGAACTGGCGGCCCGCTACGACGCGTTGCTGCAGGGCGTCTGCGGCCTCACCCCCGTACGCGACCCCGCGCACGGCACCAGCAACTTCCAGTCGTACTGGGTGCAGTTGGACGAGGCCTTCCCCGTCGGCCGGGACGACCTGCTGGCCGCGCTCGCCGAGGCCGGCATCTCCGCCCGGCGCGGGATCATGGCCTCGCACCTCGAACCCGCCTACACCGGCCACCCCAGCGCGCCGCTGCCGGTCACCGAACGGATCAGCCGTGACTCGCTGATCCTGCCGCTGTTCCACACGATGACCGAGGCGCAGCAGGACCGCGTGGTGGCGGCACTGCGCGAACAGGCCCGCCAATGA
- a CDS encoding NAD-dependent epimerase/dehydratase family protein, with translation MNSVRGKKILVTGGAGTIGSNLVDLLAEGGAREIVVLDNFVRGRRANLAKALPSGVVEVVEGDIRDTETVRKVTEGADLVFHLAAIRITQCAEEPRLANEVLVDGTFNVLEAAAAAGVGKVIASSSASVYGMAEAFPTTERHHPYNNDTFYGAAKAFNEGMLRSFHAMSGLDYVALRYFNVYGPRMDIHGLYTEVLIRWMERIEAGEPPLILGDGTQTMDFVDVRDIARANVLAAESDLTDEVFNVASGTETSLRELADGLLEAMGASGLEPVHGPARAVNGVSRRLAETRQAAERLGFTAQIDLRTGLKDLVEWWRAEREAAK, from the coding sequence TTGAACAGCGTACGAGGAAAGAAGATCCTGGTCACCGGGGGAGCGGGCACGATCGGCTCCAACCTGGTCGACCTGCTCGCCGAGGGCGGCGCCCGCGAGATCGTCGTACTCGACAACTTCGTGCGCGGTCGGCGGGCCAACCTCGCCAAGGCCCTGCCCAGCGGCGTCGTGGAGGTCGTCGAGGGCGACATCCGGGACACCGAGACCGTACGGAAGGTCACCGAGGGCGCCGACCTGGTGTTCCACCTCGCGGCGATCCGCATCACCCAGTGCGCGGAGGAGCCCCGGCTCGCCAACGAGGTTCTGGTCGACGGCACCTTCAACGTCCTGGAGGCGGCGGCCGCGGCCGGAGTCGGCAAGGTGATCGCCTCCTCCTCGGCGTCCGTCTACGGCATGGCCGAGGCCTTCCCCACGACCGAGCGCCACCACCCGTACAACAACGACACGTTCTACGGCGCGGCGAAGGCCTTCAACGAGGGCATGCTGCGCAGCTTCCACGCCATGTCCGGCCTGGACTACGTGGCGCTGCGCTACTTCAACGTCTACGGCCCCCGGATGGACATCCACGGCCTCTACACCGAGGTGCTCATCCGCTGGATGGAGCGCATCGAGGCGGGCGAGCCGCCGCTGATCCTCGGCGACGGCACGCAGACCATGGACTTCGTCGACGTCCGCGACATCGCGAGAGCCAATGTGCTGGCCGCCGAGTCGGACCTCACCGACGAGGTGTTCAACGTCGCCAGCGGTACGGAGACCTCGCTGCGCGAACTCGCCGACGGTCTGCTGGAGGCGATGGGCGCGTCGGGTCTGGAGCCGGTGCACGGGCCCGCCCGCGCGGTCAACGGCGTGAGCCGGCGGCTCGCGGAGACCCGACAGGCCGCCGAGCGGCTCGGGTTCACCGCGCAGATCGACCTGCGCACGGGGCTCAAGGACCTGGTGGAGTGGTGGCGCGCGGAGCGGGAGGCGGCCAAGTGA
- a CDS encoding TolB-like translocation protein, which yields MTPLRRRLLILALAVLLLAGVGTGVVLHAASRADRANQPQPGGPTVSTGKLTLDQKGRLAFVNAAAGPHRTAVASVPSTDPRSGRIASDLKCARFYAAAGTGVCLQSNPGVLKQSNRALLLDAGLRTRRTFPLAGTPSRARVSPSGRFVAWTVFVSGESYSSAFFSTRTSVLDTRTMKLTPSLETFSVVKDGKPYHASDINFWGVTFASDDDTFYATLNTASKTYLVRGSLSRRTVTTLVQNVECPSLSPDGTRVAFKKRVLSRTDLWHEYVLDLRTLEETALAERHSVDDQATWLDNHTVAYALPTDGKVGSSDLWSVPADGTGTPRPLIAGASSPAPL from the coding sequence ATGACACCGCTGCGCCGCCGCCTGCTCATCCTCGCCCTGGCGGTACTGCTCCTCGCGGGCGTCGGCACCGGCGTGGTCCTGCACGCCGCCTCCCGCGCCGATCGGGCGAACCAGCCGCAGCCCGGCGGTCCCACCGTCAGCACGGGCAAGTTGACGCTGGACCAGAAGGGCCGTCTGGCCTTCGTCAACGCGGCCGCCGGCCCGCACCGCACCGCGGTCGCCTCTGTCCCGTCCACCGATCCCAGGAGTGGGCGGATCGCCTCGGACCTGAAGTGCGCACGCTTCTACGCGGCGGCCGGCACGGGCGTCTGCCTCCAGTCCAACCCCGGCGTCCTCAAGCAGAGCAACCGAGCCCTGCTGCTGGACGCGGGCCTGCGCACCCGGCGCACCTTCCCGCTCGCGGGCACCCCCAGCCGGGCCCGGGTCTCGCCCAGCGGGCGCTTCGTCGCCTGGACCGTCTTCGTCTCCGGCGAGTCCTACTCGTCCGCCTTCTTCTCCACCCGGACCTCGGTCCTCGACACCCGCACCATGAAGCTGACGCCCAGCCTGGAGACGTTCTCCGTCGTCAAGGACGGCAAGCCCTACCACGCTTCGGACATCAACTTCTGGGGTGTCACCTTCGCCTCCGACGACGACACCTTCTACGCCACCCTCAACACCGCCAGCAAGACCTACCTGGTGCGCGGTTCACTGTCCCGGCGTACGGTCACCACCCTGGTCCAGAACGTGGAGTGCCCCTCGCTCTCCCCGGACGGAACCCGCGTCGCCTTCAAGAAGCGGGTCCTGTCACGCACCGACCTCTGGCACGAGTACGTCCTCGATCTGCGCACCCTCGAGGAGACCGCGCTCGCCGAGCGCCACAGCGTCGACGACCAGGCCACCTGGCTCGACAACCACACCGTCGCGTATGCCCTGCCCACCGACGGCAAGGTCGGCAGCAGCGACCTGTGGAGCGTGCCCGCGGACGGCACGGGCACGCCCCGTCCGCTGATCGCGGGTGCTTCCTCCCCGGCGCCCTTGTAG
- a CDS encoding short-chain dehydrogenase/reductase — protein MKRDLLGRRLVVTGAARGIGEKVARLAAARGARVTLIGLEPDRLCDLARDLGPTAFWREADVRDGTALRSAIDEAAEVMGGIDLVVANAGVVAYGTVRQTDEASFERVLDVNLNGVFRTLKYATPHLERSRGHVLVVASALSFMPLAAMASYGASKAATELLALTYRQEVAHLGVTVGLVHPSWIDTDLVRGAEAGLPSFQALRNRLPYPGNVTTSADRAAAAIVDGLVRRRSRVYVPRAVVVANWAKGALNSPLA, from the coding sequence ATGAAACGTGACTTGCTGGGCAGAAGGCTGGTCGTCACCGGAGCGGCACGTGGCATCGGCGAGAAGGTGGCCCGCCTCGCCGCCGCCCGAGGCGCCCGGGTGACCCTGATCGGACTGGAGCCCGACCGGCTCTGTGACCTCGCCCGCGATCTGGGCCCCACCGCTTTCTGGCGTGAGGCCGATGTGCGCGACGGCACCGCTCTACGGTCGGCGATCGACGAGGCCGCGGAGGTCATGGGCGGCATCGACCTCGTCGTCGCCAACGCCGGCGTGGTGGCGTACGGGACGGTGCGACAGACGGACGAGGCGTCGTTCGAGCGGGTCCTGGACGTCAATTTGAACGGGGTGTTCCGCACCCTCAAGTACGCGACGCCCCATCTGGAGCGCAGCCGGGGCCACGTGTTGGTCGTGGCGTCCGCGCTGTCCTTCATGCCGCTGGCCGCGATGGCCTCGTACGGCGCGAGCAAGGCCGCGACGGAACTGCTCGCCCTGACCTATCGCCAAGAGGTGGCGCATCTCGGGGTCACCGTGGGCCTGGTGCACCCTTCCTGGATCGACACGGACCTCGTCCGGGGCGCCGAGGCGGGCCTCCCCTCGTTCCAGGCCCTGCGCAACCGGCTGCCCTACCCGGGCAACGTCACCACGAGCGCCGACCGGGCGGCTGCCGCGATCGTCGACGGGCTCGTGCGTCGGCGCAGCCGCGTGTACGTCCCGCGTGCAGTCGTCGTGGCCAACTGGGCGAAGGGAGCGCTGAATTCCCCGCTGGCCTGA
- a CDS encoding amidase domain-containing protein has translation MKSRKLSRTGRRATILGAAAASVVAGVALLPNWSAGAAVVDDPTVDAQTKATFQRLADAVFTDRTDALVEGKQGDRNKPLSNGFSGGVRVSSGTARTEGATLSSLEGRKDRLAKLGEKYSKAGTTVTLDATRVTGHKAKAAVTETTTLTYAKVRGDEPKTTGFQAHHELTFTADERGNWQLTGIRDTDPIAVNTLAKPSVKAPVAASDTPDAPRAATTYPAPAKPKTLTGATLDYKAMATYAEKYWSNYNPNYPNYNGHGAGGDCTNFVSQSLKAGGWKHIPGYVYDYTKWFGNADIQSDSFVGVNEWSWFAQNSKRTTSLANVYQLDVGDVLQMDFDKNGSKDHTMIVTYRSPQGVPYVTYHSNNTYRRSVASLVASYPNAAFYAYRT, from the coding sequence GTGAAGTCAAGGAAATTGAGCCGTACGGGGCGACGCGCCACCATACTCGGGGCAGCCGCCGCCTCCGTCGTCGCCGGAGTGGCGCTGCTGCCCAACTGGAGCGCCGGTGCGGCCGTCGTCGACGACCCCACGGTCGACGCGCAGACCAAGGCCACCTTCCAGCGGCTGGCCGACGCGGTCTTCACCGACCGTACGGACGCCCTGGTCGAGGGCAAGCAGGGGGACCGCAACAAGCCGCTGTCCAACGGCTTCTCCGGCGGGGTCCGCGTGTCCTCAGGCACCGCCCGGACCGAGGGAGCGACCCTGTCCTCGCTGGAGGGGCGCAAGGACCGTCTCGCGAAGCTCGGCGAAAAGTACAGCAAGGCCGGCACCACCGTCACACTGGACGCCACGCGCGTGACGGGGCACAAGGCCAAGGCCGCGGTCACCGAGACCACGACCCTCACATACGCCAAGGTCCGCGGCGACGAGCCGAAGACCACCGGCTTCCAGGCGCACCACGAGCTGACGTTCACCGCCGACGAGCGGGGCAACTGGCAGCTGACCGGCATCCGCGACACCGACCCCATCGCGGTGAACACGCTCGCCAAGCCGTCCGTCAAGGCCCCCGTCGCCGCCTCGGACACGCCGGACGCCCCCCGCGCTGCGACCACGTACCCCGCGCCCGCCAAGCCCAAGACCCTCACGGGCGCCACCCTGGACTACAAGGCCATGGCGACGTACGCGGAGAAGTACTGGAGCAACTACAACCCGAACTACCCGAACTACAACGGGCACGGCGCCGGCGGCGACTGCACCAACTTCGTCAGTCAGTCCCTGAAGGCGGGTGGCTGGAAGCACATCCCCGGCTACGTGTACGACTACACCAAGTGGTTCGGCAACGCGGACATCCAGTCGGACTCCTTCGTCGGCGTCAACGAGTGGTCCTGGTTCGCCCAGAACTCCAAGCGGACCACCAGCCTCGCCAACGTCTACCAGCTGGACGTCGGCGACGTGCTCCAGATGGACTTCGACAAGAACGGGTCCAAGGACCACACGATGATCGTCACCTACCGCAGCCCGCAGGGCGTGCCGTACGTGACGTACCACTCGAACAACACCTACCGCAGGTCGGTCGCGAGCCTCGTCGCCTCCTACCCGAACGCGGCGTTCTACGCCTACCGCACCTGA
- a CDS encoding MFS transporter, protein MYLTDRSTPAGADTEPGRRRGPGSKVAPVVLVLGAVSLITDISSEMVTAVLPLYLVTTLGFSPLGFGALDGVYNGVSALVQLTGGHLADRVRNHKLIAGLGYGLSALCKPLLLLVSSFGALGSVLALERTGKGLRTAPRDAMISLSTPPENQGRAFGVHRAMDTTGAMLGPLAAFFILRAAADGYDAVFGVSACVAALGVLVLVLFVPGRRQGGTQTLSISGGRQGAPTLSVPGGRQGVRPDEADAADADAQPDEAGVTDADAQRDEAGAADADEQRDETGAADGKRPIRVREALALLRLPRLRALACCAALLGLTTVSDAFVYLLLQRRAGIGEQWFTLLPLGTAVVFLVLAVPVGALADRVGRRTVFLTGHAGLLAGYALLLWAPATEALPFLVLALHGTFYAATDGVLPATLADIVPRHLRATGLAIVGTSQALARFCCSLAFGAAWTVWGDGPALAGSAVGLLCCAIVAGMVLRPDGGTR, encoded by the coding sequence ATGTATCTCACCGACCGCTCCACACCCGCGGGGGCGGACACCGAGCCCGGCCGAAGACGCGGCCCGGGATCCAAGGTCGCCCCGGTCGTGCTCGTGCTGGGAGCGGTCAGCCTGATCACCGACATCTCCTCGGAGATGGTCACCGCCGTCCTGCCGCTCTACCTCGTCACCACGCTCGGCTTCAGCCCGCTGGGATTCGGCGCCCTCGACGGCGTCTACAACGGCGTCAGCGCCCTGGTCCAGCTCACCGGCGGCCACCTCGCCGACCGGGTGCGCAACCACAAGCTGATAGCCGGGCTCGGCTACGGCCTGTCCGCGCTGTGCAAGCCGCTGCTCCTGCTCGTGAGCAGCTTCGGCGCGCTCGGCTCGGTCCTCGCCCTGGAACGGACCGGCAAGGGCCTGCGCACCGCCCCGCGCGACGCGATGATCTCCCTGTCCACGCCGCCCGAGAACCAGGGCCGGGCCTTCGGCGTACACCGGGCGATGGACACCACCGGCGCGATGCTCGGCCCACTGGCGGCCTTCTTCATCCTGCGCGCGGCGGCCGACGGCTACGACGCCGTGTTCGGCGTGAGCGCATGCGTCGCCGCGCTCGGCGTGCTCGTACTGGTGCTGTTCGTACCCGGCAGGCGCCAGGGCGGCACGCAGACGCTGTCCATATCCGGCGGACGGCAAGGCGCGCCGACGCTTTCCGTCCCTGGCGGACGGCAAGGCGTACGGCCGGATGAAGCGGATGCGGCGGACGCCGACGCGCAGCCGGACGAAGCAGGTGTGACAGACGCCGACGCGCAGCGGGACGAAGCAGGTGCGGCGGACGCCGACGAGCAGCGGGACGAAACAGGTGCGGCGGACGGCAAGCGGCCCATACGGGTGCGCGAAGCGCTGGCACTGCTGCGCCTGCCGCGGCTGCGGGCGCTCGCCTGCTGCGCCGCGCTGCTCGGCCTGACCACCGTCAGCGACGCGTTCGTCTACCTGCTCCTGCAACGGCGCGCGGGCATCGGCGAGCAGTGGTTCACGCTGCTGCCGCTGGGCACCGCCGTGGTGTTCCTGGTGCTGGCCGTGCCCGTCGGCGCACTGGCCGACCGGGTCGGACGGCGCACCGTGTTCCTCACCGGCCACGCGGGCCTGCTCGCCGGCTACGCGCTCCTGCTGTGGGCCCCGGCCACTGAGGCCCTGCCCTTCCTCGTACTCGCCCTGCACGGCACGTTCTACGCGGCCACCGACGGCGTGCTCCCGGCCACCCTGGCCGACATCGTGCCCCGACATCTGCGCGCCACCGGCCTCGCCATCGTCGGCACCAGCCAGGCGCTGGCCCGCTTCTGCTGCTCGCTGGCCTTCGGCGCCGCCTGGACGGTGTGGGGAGACGGCCCGGCGCTGGCCGGCTCCGCGGTGGGCCTGCTGTGCTGCGCGATCGTCGCGGGCATGGTGCTACGGCCGGACGGCGGCACCCGATGA
- a CDS encoding glycosyltransferase family 2 protein — protein MTSIVIPAHNEAQVIGRLLDALLADSPEDDTDIVVVCNGCTDDTAQVAAARGPRVRVVEIPVPSKHVALRAGDDHARGFPRVYVDADVVIAGADVAALTKPLDDEASGILATAPERQIPLAACAWRVRAYYQVWQRLPAVREGLFGRGVIAVSKAGHARIAALPPLMADDLAASLAFGPEERLVVDAARVVVQPPRTWPDLIRRRIRAAVSTAQVEQHQRPEEASARTSRADLIALLRGEPKLFPSVAVFVMAAVVARRKAEKAIQAQDFGTWLRDESSRQN, from the coding sequence GTGACGAGCATCGTGATCCCGGCTCACAACGAGGCGCAGGTCATCGGCCGGCTCCTCGATGCGCTGCTGGCCGACTCCCCCGAGGACGACACCGACATCGTGGTCGTATGCAACGGCTGCACGGATGACACCGCGCAGGTCGCGGCTGCGCGCGGCCCGCGTGTCCGCGTGGTCGAGATCCCCGTTCCCTCCAAGCACGTTGCCCTGCGGGCGGGCGACGATCACGCGCGCGGTTTCCCCCGCGTCTACGTGGACGCCGACGTCGTGATCGCGGGCGCCGACGTGGCGGCACTGACCAAGCCCCTCGACGACGAGGCCTCAGGGATCCTCGCCACCGCCCCCGAACGGCAGATCCCGCTGGCCGCCTGCGCATGGCGGGTGCGGGCCTACTACCAGGTCTGGCAGCGCCTCCCCGCCGTACGGGAGGGGCTGTTCGGACGCGGCGTCATCGCGGTGTCCAAGGCGGGGCACGCCCGGATCGCCGCGCTGCCGCCGCTGATGGCGGACGATCTGGCCGCGTCCCTGGCCTTCGGCCCCGAAGAACGGCTCGTTGTCGACGCTGCCCGGGTCGTGGTCCAACCGCCGCGCACCTGGCCGGATTTGATCAGACGACGGATCCGGGCGGCGGTGTCCACGGCCCAGGTCGAACAGCATCAGCGACCGGAAGAGGCCTCGGCGCGCACGAGCAGGGCGGATCTCATCGCCCTGCTCCGCGGCGAGCCGAAGCTGTTCCCGAGTGTCGCGGTGTTCGTCATGGCGGCGGTCGTGGCCCGGCGGAAGGCCGAAAAGGCTATTCAGGCACAGGACTTCGGCACCTGGCTCCGGGACGAGAGCAGTCGGCAGAACTGA
- a CDS encoding acetyltransferase: MTALVIIGAGGFARETAQAVRDAGDLKLLGHLDDNAALHGTEVDGVPVLGGCDLVHDLPDARVVICVGNPRDYAARARLVRRLDLPTDRYASVIHPTAAVSATSEVGPGSVLLAHCVLTAAVHVGAHVAVMPQVVLTHDDVVEDYATLASGVRLGGGVRLERGAYAGSGALVRESTTVGAWSLIGMGSAVLGDVPPGEVWVGSPARRLRAAPAPALDELVTRTVGGPLT, translated from the coding sequence ATGACCGCACTTGTGATCATCGGCGCGGGCGGCTTCGCCCGGGAGACCGCACAGGCCGTACGGGACGCGGGCGACCTCAAGCTGCTCGGACACCTCGACGACAACGCCGCCCTGCACGGCACCGAGGTGGACGGCGTGCCCGTCCTCGGCGGCTGCGACCTGGTCCATGACCTGCCCGACGCCCGGGTGGTGATCTGCGTGGGCAACCCCAGGGACTACGCGGCCCGCGCCCGGCTGGTCCGCAGGCTCGACCTGCCCACGGACCGCTACGCCAGCGTGATCCACCCGACGGCGGCGGTGTCGGCGACCTCCGAGGTCGGACCCGGCTCGGTCCTGCTCGCGCACTGCGTCCTGACCGCCGCCGTGCACGTGGGCGCGCATGTCGCGGTGATGCCGCAGGTCGTCCTCACCCACGACGACGTGGTCGAGGACTACGCCACGCTCGCGTCCGGCGTCCGCCTGGGCGGCGGCGTACGGCTGGAGCGGGGCGCCTATGCCGGTTCCGGGGCCCTGGTGAGGGAGAGCACGACGGTCGGCGCCTGGTCGCTGATCGGAATGGGGAGCGCCGTGCTCGGCGATGTGCCGCCGGGCGAGGTCTGGGTGGGGAGCCCGGCCCGGCGACTGCGCGCGGCGCCCGCGCCCGCGCTGGACGAACTTGTGACACGAACAGTGGGGGGACCGCTGACATGA
- a CDS encoding sugar transferase produces the protein MIHAVYGRWAVALVLPPMWIVAMLAHRSYDRSALGLGTEEYLRVLRGAVAVPALAAGVYWLFAHDSGLLHDMIMAAAPAVAIALLLRYALRRRLHRRWARGRDRSTTLLVGPARGIVELVAVLRRGGVHELHAAGVCLSDPQNAAAIRKLGLPVLGGVDTMTDVIRALGITTVVALPAPEFDASVLRRMSWTAAVQGVDFLLAPVLSDVSASRLAVRPTNGAPLLRIQAPNLSRISRLPKELLDRALAAVLLTALALPMLLIALIVRLDSSGPALFRQQRVGRYGDHFTMLKFRTMRRDSEALRADLAHLNQNSDGLLFKVKQDPRITRVGSLLRRTSLDELPQLINVLGGRMSLVGPRPSLPEEVEEYTPEVKRRLLVKPGLTGLWQVSGRSDLAWDEAVRLDLAYVDNWSTSVDLAILLRTGQAVVRGTGAY, from the coding sequence GTGATCCACGCGGTGTACGGCCGCTGGGCGGTGGCCCTGGTGCTGCCCCCGATGTGGATCGTGGCCATGCTCGCCCATCGCTCCTACGACCGCAGCGCCCTGGGCCTGGGGACCGAGGAGTACCTGCGGGTGCTGCGTGGCGCCGTAGCGGTGCCTGCGCTGGCCGCGGGTGTGTACTGGTTGTTCGCGCACGACTCGGGCCTCCTGCATGACATGATCATGGCAGCAGCCCCGGCCGTCGCGATCGCCCTGCTGCTCCGCTACGCGCTCCGCCGCCGACTGCACAGACGCTGGGCACGGGGCCGGGACCGCAGCACGACCCTCCTGGTCGGGCCCGCGCGCGGCATCGTGGAGCTCGTCGCCGTCCTGCGACGCGGCGGCGTACACGAACTGCACGCTGCCGGAGTGTGCCTGAGCGATCCGCAGAACGCCGCGGCGATCCGCAAGCTGGGGCTCCCCGTCCTCGGCGGCGTCGACACCATGACCGACGTCATCCGGGCCCTGGGCATCACCACCGTGGTGGCACTGCCCGCGCCCGAGTTCGACGCCTCCGTCCTGCGCCGGATGTCCTGGACGGCGGCCGTGCAGGGCGTCGACTTCCTGCTGGCCCCCGTGCTCTCCGACGTGTCCGCCTCCCGGCTCGCGGTACGGCCCACCAACGGGGCCCCACTGCTGCGGATCCAGGCGCCGAACCTGTCCCGTATCTCCCGGCTGCCCAAGGAACTGCTCGACCGGGCACTCGCGGCGGTGCTCCTGACGGCCCTCGCCCTGCCCATGCTGCTGATCGCCCTGATCGTCCGGCTGGACAGCTCCGGCCCCGCCCTGTTCCGGCAGCAGCGGGTGGGCCGCTACGGCGACCACTTCACCATGCTGAAGTTCCGCACGATGCGGCGGGACTCGGAGGCCCTGCGGGCGGATCTGGCACACCTCAACCAGAACAGCGACGGGCTGCTGTTCAAGGTGAAGCAGGACCCACGGATCACCCGCGTCGGCTCACTGCTGCGCCGCACGTCCCTCGACGAACTGCCGCAGCTGATCAATGTGCTCGGCGGCCGCATGTCGCTCGTCGGGCCCCGCCCCTCGCTGCCCGAGGAGGTGGAGGAGTACACGCCGGAGGTCAAGCGCAGGTTGCTGGTCAAGCCGGGCCTGACCGGGTTGTGGCAGGTCAGCGGCCGTTCGGACCTGGCCTGGGACGAGGCGGTCCGGCTCGATCTCGCCTACGTGGACAACTGGTCGACGAGCGTCGACCTGGCGATCCTGCTGCGCACCGGGCAGGCAGTCGTGCGCGGAACGGGGGCCTACTGA
- a CDS encoding Gfo/Idh/MocA family protein: MTQTREPLGVAVVGAGYWGPNLVRNFQASEQFRLRWLCDLDVERAQRVLGGYSTVEATADYAAVLADPTVAAVAVATPAGTHLDIALAALRAGKHVLVEKPLAATYADGMRLVTEAEERGLTLMCDHTYCYTPAVGRIRELVRSGELGEIHFVDSVRINLGLVQKDIDVLWDLAPHDLSILDFILPENVEPVAVAAHGADPIGAGQACVAYLTLQLNTGAIAHVHVNWLSPTKVRTTMVGGSKRTLLWDDLNPLQRVAVYDRGVDMAAPQEIGADERRDMLISYRSGDMVAPAIGEKEALRSMVDEFADAIRERRAPLTDGRAGLRVLDILEAASRSLEFKGAVVGLRAGH; the protein is encoded by the coding sequence GTGACGCAGACCAGGGAGCCGTTGGGGGTCGCCGTCGTGGGGGCCGGCTACTGGGGACCCAACCTCGTCCGCAACTTCCAGGCCAGCGAGCAGTTCCGGCTGCGCTGGCTGTGCGACCTCGACGTGGAGCGGGCCCAGCGGGTTCTCGGCGGCTACTCGACCGTCGAGGCCACCGCGGACTACGCGGCCGTCCTCGCCGATCCGACCGTCGCCGCCGTCGCCGTGGCCACGCCCGCCGGAACCCACCTCGACATCGCCCTGGCCGCACTGCGCGCGGGCAAGCACGTCCTCGTGGAGAAGCCCCTCGCGGCGACGTACGCCGACGGGATGCGCCTGGTGACCGAGGCCGAAGAGCGCGGGCTCACCCTGATGTGCGACCACACCTACTGCTACACGCCCGCCGTCGGCCGCATCCGCGAGCTGGTCCGCTCCGGCGAACTCGGCGAGATCCACTTCGTCGACTCGGTCCGCATCAACCTCGGGCTCGTCCAGAAGGACATCGACGTGCTGTGGGACCTGGCCCCGCACGATCTGTCGATCCTGGACTTCATCCTCCCCGAGAACGTCGAGCCGGTCGCCGTCGCCGCCCACGGAGCCGACCCGATCGGCGCCGGACAGGCCTGTGTCGCCTATCTGACGCTCCAGCTCAACACGGGCGCCATCGCCCACGTGCACGTCAACTGGCTGTCGCCGACCAAGGTGCGGACCACCATGGTGGGCGGTTCCAAGCGCACCCTGCTCTGGGACGACCTCAACCCCCTTCAGCGGGTGGCCGTCTACGACCGGGGCGTGGACATGGCCGCACCGCAGGAGATCGGCGCGGACGAGCGCCGGGACATGCTCATCTCGTACCGCTCCGGGGACATGGTCGCGCCCGCGATCGGCGAGAAGGAAGCGCTGCGCAGCATGGTCGACGAGTTCGCCGACGCGATCAGGGAACGCCGGGCGCCGCTGACCGACGGCCGGGCGGGCCTGAGAGTGCTGGACATTCTCGAGGCGGCCTCCCGGAGTCTCGAGTTCAAGGGCGCGGTCGTCGGCCTGCGTGCCGGGCACTGA